In one Dermacentor albipictus isolate Rhodes 1998 colony chromosome 4, USDA_Dalb.pri_finalv2, whole genome shotgun sequence genomic region, the following are encoded:
- the LOC135910064 gene encoding succinate dehydrogenase cytochrome b560 subunit, mitochondrial-like has protein sequence MAYAVRFANKTSSVSLLRPVTALPTACLAPMSAMSPKQAEATEHFFKKNKSLERPLSPHLSIYAPQMSWVPSLIHRTTGIGMTMCLYGMGVMPFVCSHQFPHYVEALQAMHISPILTFPVKLGLAFALFYHTFNGMRHLAWDLGLGFSLKELYATGYLIIGVSLVAAVVLALK, from the exons ATGGCATACGCAGTGAG GTTCGCCAACAAAACAAGTTCTGTGTCACTTCTGAGACCAGTGACAGCTTTGCCCACTGCATG TCTTGCACCCATGTCAGCAATGAGTCCCAAGCAGGCAGAAGCAACAGAACACTTTTTCAAGAAGAACAAGTCACTCGAGAGGCCTTTGTCTCCTCACCTGAGCATTTATGC GCCGCAAATGTCGTGGGTGCCTTCGCTGATACACAGGACAACTGGCATTGGCATGACAATGT GCCTGTATGGAATGGGTGTGATGCCATTTGTGTGCTCGCACCAGTTCCCGCACTATGTGGAGGCCCTGCAGGCAATGCACATCTCACCCATCCTCACTTTCCCAGTGAAGCTTGGCCTGGCCTTTGCCCTCTTCTACCACACTTTCAATGGCATGCGCCACCTG GCCTGGGATTTGGGTCTTGGCTTCAGCCTCAAGGAGCTCTACGCAACAGGCTATCTTATCATAGGCGTCAGTCTGGTGGCAGCAGTGGTTTTGGCCCTCAAATAG